From a single Streptomyces rubradiris genomic region:
- a CDS encoding MarR family winged helix-turn-helix transcriptional regulator: MTTRWLTPEEQRAWRAYIAASRLLEDAVDRQLQQAGGMSHLFYSVLAGLSDAPGRRLRMTDLAEALKITRSRLTYVVNRLERDGLVRRENCAADKRASLAVLTDEGMAVLERTAPGHVETVRSMLFDRLTEEQVGQLEEICTGIARGLQGEGAGAGTDDLPWRRRSSCS, encoded by the coding sequence ATGACGACCCGCTGGCTCACGCCCGAGGAGCAGCGCGCCTGGCGCGCCTACATCGCCGCCTCCCGCCTCCTGGAGGACGCGGTCGACCGGCAGCTCCAGCAGGCGGGCGGCATGTCACACCTGTTCTACTCGGTGCTGGCCGGTCTCTCCGACGCCCCCGGCCGGCGGCTGCGCATGACCGACCTCGCCGAGGCGCTGAAGATCACCCGCAGCCGGCTGACGTACGTGGTGAACCGGCTGGAGCGGGACGGCCTGGTGCGCCGGGAGAACTGTGCCGCCGACAAGCGGGCCTCCCTCGCAGTGCTGACGGACGAGGGGATGGCCGTACTGGAGCGTACGGCGCCCGGGCACGTCGAGACCGTCCGCTCGATGCTGTTCGACCGGCTCACCGAGGAGCAGGTGGGGCAGCTGGAGGAGATCTGCACGGGGATCGCGCGCGGATTGCAGGGCGAGGGGGCCGGGGCGGGTACGGACGACCTCCCCTGGCGGCGCCGTTCGTCCTGCTCCTGA
- a CDS encoding DHA2 family efflux MFS transporter permease subunit, translating to MRTVRSAKSGPARAEAPAASAAALYRVVIVVVLGTVMSVLDMTIVNVALRPLSESFGAPLETIQWTATAYTLALAAVIPVAAWAMARIGAKRTYVLALGLFTLGSLLAACAWDAASLIAFRAVQGLGGGLLQPVGMAMGMRVADRARLGRAMALLGLPVLVGPVAGPVLGGWLVDAASWHWIFLINLPVGALALFLAARLLPTDAPHAPGTDRPRLDLLGLLMLSPGLALLLYGLSRGGERGDFTAPGALVPTLAGAVLVTAFVRRALTVRAPLLDLRLLRDRTFAAGVATLAPFTCGYFGSMLLGPLYWQQERGLSATAAGLLGAPVGLVVGTTMQIAARRVDRVAPRLLIAAGCAVGALGMALLAWQTGTPGAASWRIVVAGMVMGVGAGMTLMPAMTTASRDLPADRLAGASTALSINAQLAASVGTALLSVLLGAAGPDPAGFRLTYAVAAALLALAVPAALRLPGGRQG from the coding sequence ATGCGTACCGTGCGCTCCGCGAAGTCCGGTCCGGCCCGCGCCGAGGCGCCCGCCGCGTCGGCCGCCGCCCTCTATCGCGTCGTCATCGTCGTGGTCCTCGGCACCGTCATGTCCGTGCTCGACATGACGATCGTCAACGTCGCGCTGCGCCCCCTCTCGGAGTCCTTCGGCGCCCCGCTGGAAACCATCCAGTGGACCGCGACCGCGTACACGCTCGCGCTCGCCGCGGTCATCCCGGTCGCCGCCTGGGCGATGGCCCGGATCGGGGCCAAACGGACCTACGTGCTCGCGCTCGGCCTGTTCACGCTCGGCTCGCTGCTCGCCGCCTGCGCCTGGGACGCGGCCAGCCTGATCGCGTTCCGCGCGGTGCAGGGGCTGGGCGGCGGACTGCTCCAGCCGGTCGGCATGGCGATGGGCATGCGGGTCGCCGACCGGGCCCGGCTCGGCCGCGCGATGGCCCTGCTGGGGCTGCCGGTCCTGGTCGGCCCGGTCGCCGGCCCGGTGCTCGGCGGTTGGCTGGTCGACGCCGCCTCCTGGCACTGGATCTTCCTGATCAACCTGCCCGTCGGCGCCCTGGCCCTGTTCCTCGCGGCCCGACTGCTGCCGACGGACGCCCCGCACGCCCCCGGTACCGACCGGCCCCGGCTGGACCTCCTCGGTCTGCTGATGCTCTCCCCCGGCCTGGCCCTGCTCCTGTACGGCCTCTCGCGCGGTGGCGAGCGCGGGGACTTCACGGCCCCCGGCGCGCTGGTGCCGACGCTCGCCGGTGCGGTGCTCGTCACGGCCTTCGTGCGGCGGGCGCTCACCGTCCGCGCGCCGCTGCTGGACCTGCGGCTGCTGCGGGACCGTACCTTCGCCGCCGGCGTCGCCACGCTCGCCCCGTTCACCTGCGGTTACTTCGGCTCGATGCTGCTCGGCCCGCTGTACTGGCAGCAGGAGCGGGGCCTGAGCGCCACGGCGGCCGGGCTGCTCGGCGCGCCGGTCGGGCTCGTGGTCGGGACGACGATGCAGATCGCCGCGCGGCGGGTCGACCGGGTCGCTCCGCGCCTGCTGATCGCGGCGGGGTGCGCGGTGGGCGCCCTCGGCATGGCCCTGCTGGCCTGGCAGACCGGGACGCCCGGGGCCGCGTCGTGGCGGATCGTCGTCGCGGGCATGGTGATGGGCGTGGGCGCCGGGATGACGCTGATGCCGGCGATGACCACCGCGAGCCGCGATCTGCCCGCGGACCGGCTGGCCGGGGCGAGCACCGCGCTGAGCATCAACGCCCAGCTGGCCGCGTCGGTCGGTACGGCCCTGCTGTCCGTGCTGCTCGGGGCGGCCGGCCCGGACCCGGCCGGCTTCCGGCTCACCTACGCCGTGGCGGCGGCACTGCTCGCCCTCGCGGTACCGGCCGCGCTCCGCCTCCCGGGCGGACGGCAGGGCTGA
- a CDS encoding dihydrofolate reductase family protein, protein MPLPYVLLSAAVSLDGYLDDTGPERLLLSGPADFDRVDGVRASADAILVGAGTIRSDNPRLLVGSAERRAARRAAGRPEYPLKVAVTGSGDLDPAARFWHTGGDKLVCTTDQGAVRAARLLGNTADVVPFGPVLDWRALLEHLHDVRGVRRLMVEGGGTVHTQLLRQGLADELQLALAPLFVGDPAAPRLFGPGPYQGGRLRLLETRRIEDVVLMRYAPTAPGSGPDATAADRHWLRTACELAALCPPSRTAFSVGAVVVAADGTELARGHSREGGDPVVHAEEAALAKTDPADPRLSGATVYSSLEPCARRASRPAPCAELILRAGVRRVVTAWREPDTFVEAADGTGVLTAAGARVVVLPELEELAKAPNAHLPG, encoded by the coding sequence ATGCCCCTGCCGTACGTGCTGCTGTCCGCCGCCGTCTCCCTCGACGGCTACCTGGACGACACCGGCCCCGAGCGGCTCCTGCTGTCCGGCCCGGCCGACTTCGACCGGGTCGACGGGGTACGGGCCTCGGCCGACGCCATCCTGGTCGGCGCCGGCACGATCCGCTCCGACAACCCCCGCCTGCTGGTCGGCTCGGCCGAGCGGCGCGCGGCCCGGCGCGCGGCGGGCCGGCCGGAGTACCCGCTGAAGGTCGCCGTCACCGGTTCCGGCGACCTCGACCCGGCGGCGCGCTTCTGGCACACCGGCGGCGACAAACTCGTCTGCACCACCGACCAGGGCGCCGTACGGGCCGCGCGCCTGCTCGGGAACACCGCCGACGTCGTCCCGTTCGGCCCCGTGCTGGACTGGCGGGCCCTGCTGGAGCACCTGCACGACGTGCGCGGTGTGCGGCGGCTGATGGTCGAGGGCGGCGGCACGGTCCACACCCAGCTGCTCCGGCAGGGCCTGGCCGACGAACTCCAGCTGGCCCTCGCCCCGCTGTTCGTGGGTGATCCGGCGGCACCGCGGCTGTTCGGGCCGGGCCCCTACCAGGGCGGACGCCTGCGCCTGCTGGAGACCCGGCGGATCGAGGACGTGGTCCTCATGCGGTACGCGCCCACGGCTCCCGGCTCCGGTCCGGACGCCACCGCCGCCGACCGCCACTGGCTGCGCACCGCCTGCGAACTGGCGGCCCTGTGCCCGCCTTCCCGGACGGCGTTCAGCGTGGGCGCGGTGGTGGTCGCCGCCGACGGCACGGAACTGGCCCGGGGCCACTCGCGCGAGGGCGGCGACCCGGTGGTGCACGCGGAGGAGGCGGCGCTGGCGAAGACCGACCCGGCCGACCCGCGGTTGTCCGGCGCCACGGTGTACTCCAGCCTGGAGCCGTGCGCCCGCCGTGCCTCCCGGCCGGCGCCCTGTGCCGAGCTGATCCTGCGGGCCGGGGTGCGCCGGGTGGTCACCGCCTGGCGGGAGCCGGACACGTTCGTCGAGGCGGCCGACGGGACGGGGGTGCTGACGGCGGCGGGGGCGCGGGTCGTCGTACTGCCGGAGCTGGAGGAGCTGGCGAAGGCGCCGAACGCCCATCTGCCGGGCTGA
- a CDS encoding GTP cyclohydrolase II has product MPDIPTATPRARVRVPLRFADGYGADAELVTFHGLADGREHLAIVLGDPGPVPLVRLHSECLTGDVFSSARCDCGPQLREAVERIAERGGILLYLRQEGRGIGLYNKLDAYALQDEGLDTYAANAALGLPEDARDYTAAAQMLTALGVTELDLLSNNPDKAAQLRALGIAVRDRVPTGVFTTAHNIRYLRAKALQTRHTLPLTELTELTAG; this is encoded by the coding sequence ATGCCCGACATCCCCACCGCCACCCCGCGCGCCCGCGTCCGGGTACCGCTGCGGTTCGCCGACGGCTACGGCGCCGACGCGGAACTCGTCACCTTCCACGGCCTCGCCGACGGCCGGGAGCACCTCGCCATCGTCCTGGGCGACCCGGGCCCCGTCCCGCTGGTGCGGCTGCACTCCGAGTGCCTGACCGGGGACGTCTTCAGCTCGGCCCGCTGCGACTGCGGACCGCAGCTGCGCGAGGCGGTCGAGCGCATCGCCGAGCGCGGCGGCATCCTGCTGTACCTCCGCCAGGAGGGCCGGGGCATCGGTCTCTACAACAAGCTCGACGCGTACGCCCTCCAGGACGAGGGGCTCGACACCTACGCGGCGAACGCCGCCCTCGGCCTGCCGGAGGACGCCCGCGACTACACGGCCGCCGCCCAGATGCTCACCGCCCTCGGCGTCACGGAACTGGACCTGCTGTCCAACAACCCCGACAAGGCGGCCCAGTTGCGCGCGCTGGGCATCGCCGTCCGGGACCGCGTGCCCACCGGCGTCTTCACCACCGCCCACAACATCCGCTACCTGCGCGCCAAGGCCCTCCAGACCCGGCACACCCTGCCGCTGACCGAACTCACGGAGCTGACGGCGGGCTGA
- a CDS encoding NADPH-dependent FMN reductase: MSVTDPVTVARAAEDSPLRVAVIVGSVREGRQGRAVADWFLATAAEAGPDLAFDLIDLAEVDLPLVLPGWGGTPAPKAAAVLREVSPRLTAADAFVVVTPEYNHSFPAVLKNLLDWHLREWQAKPVGFVSYGGLGGGLRAVEQLRLVFAELHAVTVRDSVSLHGPWSGLGEDGVPRDTEVCAGAAKGMLGQLAWWGRALRAARAEHPYSA; this comes from the coding sequence GTGTCCGTCACCGATCCCGTCACCGTGGCCCGCGCCGCCGAGGACTCGCCGCTCCGCGTCGCCGTGATCGTCGGCAGCGTGCGGGAGGGACGTCAGGGCCGCGCGGTCGCCGACTGGTTCCTCGCCACCGCCGCCGAGGCCGGCCCCGACCTCGCCTTCGACCTGATCGACCTCGCCGAGGTGGACCTGCCGCTGGTGCTGCCGGGCTGGGGCGGCACGCCCGCCCCCAAGGCCGCCGCCGTGCTGCGCGAGGTCTCGCCGAGGCTCACCGCCGCCGACGCGTTCGTGGTCGTCACGCCCGAGTACAACCACAGCTTCCCGGCCGTCCTGAAGAACCTCCTGGACTGGCACCTGCGCGAATGGCAGGCCAAGCCGGTCGGCTTCGTGTCGTACGGCGGTCTCGGCGGCGGCCTGCGCGCGGTCGAGCAGCTCCGGCTGGTCTTCGCCGAACTGCACGCCGTGACCGTCCGCGACTCGGTCAGCCTGCACGGCCCCTGGTCCGGGCTCGGCGAGGACGGCGTCCCGCGCGACACCGAGGTGTGCGCGGGCGCCGCCAAGGGCATGCTGGGCCAGCTCGCCTGGTGGGGCCGCGCGCTGCGCGCCGCGCGTGCCGAGCACCCCTACTCGGCCTGA
- a CDS encoding TetR/AcrR family transcriptional regulator, which translates to MGETNEARRERAGGEVSPRKLRKRQDIASAACAVFGREGYARASVDALAAAAGVSTRTLYNHFPGGKAQLFQAVVTWTSSEVRDAQLARLRAALDPERPPHPEDLERDLVSLARGLIRLMADYAYHFALVRHIHAEADHVPPEVLTAWHEAGPAPVGRALTEALARLEDAGLLDLHGDAPLAADHFMALVSHMIVHFTHYGVQPLPPAEQDRLITGGVSAFLRAYRAG; encoded by the coding sequence ATGGGCGAGACGAACGAGGCCCGGCGGGAGCGGGCGGGGGGCGAGGTGTCGCCGCGCAAGCTGCGCAAGCGCCAGGACATCGCGAGCGCCGCCTGCGCGGTCTTCGGCCGCGAGGGCTACGCGCGCGCCTCGGTCGACGCGCTGGCCGCGGCGGCCGGCGTCTCCACGCGCACGCTCTACAACCACTTCCCCGGCGGCAAGGCACAGCTCTTCCAGGCGGTCGTCACCTGGACGTCGAGCGAGGTCCGGGACGCCCAACTGGCCCGCCTGCGCGCCGCGCTGGACCCCGAGCGCCCGCCGCACCCCGAGGACCTCGAACGCGACCTGGTCTCACTGGCCCGCGGGCTCATCCGGCTCATGGCCGACTACGCGTACCACTTCGCGCTGGTCCGCCACATCCACGCGGAGGCCGACCACGTGCCGCCCGAGGTCCTCACGGCCTGGCACGAGGCCGGGCCGGCACCGGTCGGCCGGGCGCTCACCGAGGCGTTGGCCCGCCTGGAGGACGCCGGCCTGCTCGACCTGCACGGCGACGCACCACTGGCGGCGGACCACTTCATGGCCCTGGTCTCCCACATGATCGTCCATTTCACCCACTACGGGGTACAGCCCCTGCCCCCCGCGGAACAGGACCGTCTGATCACGGGCGGGGTATCGGCGTTCCTGCGGGCGTACCGGGCGGGGTGA
- a CDS encoding sensor histidine kinase, whose translation MSTHLRFAPEILIRLGEELIPHPDLGVIELVRNAYDADATKCIVQLHNASQPGGTLVVEDDGDGMTVEDIRDGFLLIGRSSKLGAPDSRSNRRRIGEKGLGRLAALRLGRRVEVITRPRSEPGLEHVLVIDWSDYESVTSVEDVELAVSTRSTSKPPGTSLTVHRLMEGFDNEQMERLARAMRLLTGFFNDEDTGFAATLIAPQFERISEAVNRGFFDEYEYKLEAHLDEQGYASTILYDWKGNVVTRGEHIDVVPDRRRGRLQPPLRYQAPPASFELWMFLLSKRAFDLRGSKRRYVELRPWLAVVGGVHVFHRGLRVHPYGDQGSDWLDLNLHRSRSPELRPSTNTSIGRLSVEDPDGMLLPKTDRMGFQENAAFIELRQFAASATDWAARERKRMRDREQLAGLAPTRRADQSLAYRQKTESEETLEGGSAGLGPQDQPPTPEPPLPKQRQKLALPAVLPERLAYRALATAGILSVASVRESVAVGDAGSLAADGAAEWVALGARAAHPDKFRVAARDLNEAIGDALGAVRGQLERHGVSLTLDLWGEPVRVAAAASDLEAIVFNLSLNAVKSFERAGEMLGGRAVLVRTHVDGGQAVVDFSDSGPGVDDVDLVEMWRPGVVGRASDSTGLGLTIVRDAVADMRGTRSVDAHGELGGATFRIRLPLWPDQD comes from the coding sequence TTGAGCACTCATCTGCGCTTTGCACCGGAGATCCTGATTCGCCTGGGTGAGGAGCTCATCCCCCACCCAGATCTCGGCGTGATCGAGTTGGTGCGCAACGCATACGACGCGGATGCGACGAAGTGCATCGTCCAGCTGCACAATGCCAGTCAGCCGGGCGGGACCCTCGTTGTTGAGGACGACGGCGACGGTATGACCGTTGAGGACATCCGGGATGGGTTCCTACTCATCGGGAGGTCATCGAAGCTTGGTGCCCCGGACAGTCGATCCAACCGCCGACGGATTGGCGAGAAGGGCCTGGGGCGGTTGGCAGCCCTACGCCTTGGTCGCCGAGTCGAGGTGATCACGAGACCGCGTAGCGAGCCGGGCCTGGAGCACGTGCTTGTCATCGACTGGTCTGACTACGAGTCGGTTACGTCGGTCGAAGATGTTGAGCTGGCAGTCTCCACCCGATCAACGTCAAAGCCTCCGGGTACCTCGTTGACCGTTCACCGGCTAATGGAAGGGTTCGACAACGAACAGATGGAGCGGCTTGCACGCGCCATGCGGCTGCTGACCGGGTTTTTCAATGACGAAGACACGGGCTTCGCTGCCACGCTCATCGCTCCTCAGTTCGAGAGAATCTCGGAGGCGGTTAATCGGGGCTTCTTCGACGAGTACGAGTACAAACTCGAAGCCCACCTGGATGAGCAGGGATACGCCAGTACGATCCTGTACGACTGGAAAGGGAATGTGGTCACAAGGGGTGAGCATATTGATGTAGTGCCCGATCGCCGCAGAGGGCGTCTGCAGCCTCCTTTGCGATACCAGGCGCCACCAGCATCTTTCGAGCTGTGGATGTTCTTGCTCAGCAAGCGCGCCTTTGACCTCCGTGGATCAAAGCGACGGTACGTTGAACTACGTCCTTGGCTAGCGGTGGTGGGTGGTGTCCACGTGTTCCACCGTGGGCTTCGCGTTCATCCGTATGGTGACCAAGGATCAGACTGGCTAGACCTCAACCTTCACCGGTCGCGCAGTCCGGAGCTGCGACCCTCTACTAACACCAGCATTGGTCGGCTTTCGGTAGAGGATCCGGATGGGATGCTTCTCCCTAAGACGGATCGAATGGGGTTCCAGGAGAATGCTGCCTTCATTGAGCTAAGGCAGTTTGCCGCAAGTGCTACAGACTGGGCAGCGCGTGAACGGAAGAGGATGCGAGATCGTGAGCAGCTAGCGGGTCTTGCTCCGACTCGTCGCGCCGATCAAAGTCTTGCTTACAGACAGAAGACGGAATCCGAGGAGACTTTAGAGGGCGGGTCTGCGGGGCTTGGGCCGCAGGATCAACCGCCGACGCCGGAGCCGCCTCTGCCCAAGCAGCGACAGAAGCTGGCGTTGCCGGCGGTGCTGCCTGAGCGTTTAGCCTATCGGGCACTCGCCACAGCCGGGATCTTGTCTGTCGCGTCCGTACGTGAGTCCGTCGCGGTTGGTGACGCCGGCAGTTTGGCTGCCGACGGAGCAGCCGAGTGGGTTGCCCTCGGGGCACGGGCGGCGCATCCGGATAAGTTCCGGGTTGCGGCACGTGACCTCAATGAGGCTATCGGCGACGCGTTGGGCGCAGTGCGCGGCCAGCTGGAGCGTCACGGGGTCTCTCTCACGCTAGACCTCTGGGGGGAGCCGGTTCGGGTCGCCGCGGCCGCTTCGGATCTGGAAGCGATCGTTTTTAACCTCTCTCTGAACGCCGTCAAGTCGTTTGAGCGAGCTGGTGAGATGTTGGGTGGGCGCGCCGTGTTGGTGCGAACCCACGTTGATGGCGGGCAGGCAGTCGTCGACTTCTCGGACTCGGGTCCGGGTGTCGACGACGTTGACCTGGTTGAGATGTGGCGACCGGGCGTGGTCGGCCGGGCATCAGACAGCACTGGGCTTGGGCTGACGATCGTTCGGGACGCCGTCGCTGACATGCGTGGCACACGATCCGTGGATGCCCACGGAGAGCTGGGGGGCGCGACCTTTCGCATTCGACTGCCCTTGTGGCCCGACCAGGACTGA